GACTGCCGCTTCCTCGGCTCCGGCGCCTGCTTCCGAGCCATCCGCCGAAACGAAGTAGTATTTCCTGATAGCAATCTGGCTAGTGATTGGTCGGCGAAGGCAGGCGGGCGTCTGTCGACTGATCGGCTAATTTACTGTGTCGCATGCCGTATAACCCATAAATAATCACTCCGGCGAGCGTCCACCAAACGAAGCGATGCCAGGTGAGGGCGGGGAGTTGCCACATCAGGCCGAGGCATGAGAGCGCTCCCAACAGCGGGATCCAGGGCATCAGCGGAGTTCTAAACGGACGTGCCAGGTGAGGACGGGTGTAGCGCAGGACGATGAGTCCAATGCACACGAGGGTGAACGCGAAGAAGGTTCCAATGTTGGTCATGTCGGCCGCGGTGCCGATGGGCACAAAGGCGGCCATGACTGCGACGCCGACGCCGGTCAGGATCGTTGCATGGTGCGGAGTCCCGAAGCGTGGATGCACTACGGACAACCATGGGCCGAGTAAGCCGTCACGTGAGATGGCGAAGAACACCCGGATCTGTCCCAGCATCATGACGACCAGCACGCTGGTAATGCCGGCGACGGCTCCCATGGCCACGACGGCTGCTCCCCACTTGTAGCCTACCAGTCGCAACGCTTCCGCCACCGGAGCGTGAATGTCGATCTGGCTATAGGGAACGAGCCCGGTCAGGACAGCAGCGACGGCCACATAGAGAATCGTACAGATACCGAGAGAGGTCATGATGCCGATCGGCAGGTCGCGTTGCGGGTTGCGCGCCTCTTCTGCCGTCGTGGTGACGGCATCAAATCCGATATAAGCGAAAAAGACGGTCGCGGCGGCAGCAGTGACTCCGGTGAATCCGTTGGGCATGAACGGAGACCAATTGTCCGGGCTGACCGCAGGGGCTCCCACGGCGATAAAAAACAAGATCACCGCCAGCTTCAGGCAGACGATGATGCCGGTCGCCCGCGCGCTTTCTTTGATGCCGATGACGAGAATGATCGTCACGAGCAGCACGATAATGGCGGCCGGGAAATTCGCAATGCCTCCCTCTGGCCCTCCGGGT
This portion of the Nitrospira sp. genome encodes:
- a CDS encoding amino acid permease; amino-acid sequence: MALTPDPDKHSAAQTTTPSVTSRLFRTKSIERILADADHPQYRLKRTLSAWDLTALGIGAIIGTGIFVLIGTAIVGDAGRPGAGPGIVLSFILSGLTCVLAALCYAEFAAMIPVAGSAYTYSYATLGEFLAWITGWNLILEYGVACVAVAIGWSGYFNNLLKLAGLDLPDWATHAPGGPEGGIANFPAAIIVLLVTIILVIGIKESARATGIIVCLKLAVILFFIAVGAPAVSPDNWSPFMPNGFTGVTAAAATVFFAYIGFDAVTTTAEEARNPQRDLPIGIMTSLGICTILYVAVAAVLTGLVPYSQIDIHAPVAEALRLVGYKWGAAVVAMGAVAGITSVLVVMMLGQIRVFFAISRDGLLGPWLSVVHPRFGTPHHATILTGVGVAVMAAFVPIGTAADMTNIGTFFAFTLVCIGLIVLRYTRPHLARPFRTPLMPWIPLLGALSCLGLMWQLPALTWHRFVWWTLAGVIIYGLYGMRHSKLADQSTDARLPSPTNH